The following coding sequences lie in one Apium graveolens cultivar Ventura chromosome 3, ASM990537v1, whole genome shotgun sequence genomic window:
- the LOC141714076 gene encoding uncharacterized protein LOC141714076, which yields MDKSWIFKDKDSLEYEIGVESFLIFAEENSKDPKNIPCPCGRCSNIRKYNVKVIRGHLYEKGFSLGYTDWIWLGETSSKSVRSSAAAYNSDDHDLYDFNRFVADAEQPLYKGSECTKLELMLKLHNWKSRFGISDNVFTDLLTSIGSFLLQDHVLPLNVYAVKKTLSDLGLEYIEFHACPNNCILYRGINLNASECPKCRLSRWKVAKDGKLRVNSPAKVMWYFPIISRFKRMFKSPDTVEQLIWNSKQRSNDGQMRHPTDSPSWRNIDYRWPSFDSDPRNLRLALGADGINPFNNGLSNRYSCWPVVLLAYNLLPWLCMKRKFIMLSILIPGPHEPGNDIDVYLDSLIDDLKKLWVEGEPNIYDAYSKSYFTLKAVLMWTINDFSGYANLSGHPRYLADHHPYRRQKLAFNGEQELRRPRPPLSGEEVLAQQERIKFSYGKEVKKSKKVDCPWKKKSIFFELEYWKFHHVRHCLDVMHIEKNVCDNLMGTLLYMRHKSKEREASRRDMLDMGVRADLAPQVGEKKTYLPPSAFTLSKAEKRTMLSSFLNMKLPYGHASNIKNCVSMADLKIYGLKSHDCHILLQQLLPIAIRSVLLKHVRVTIIRLCFFFNSLCSKVVDVSKLDKLQSDVILTLCELEKNFHASFFDVMIHLIVHLVWELRLCGPVCYRWMYAFEQFNKVMKSYVRNRYHPEGCIAESYLREESVEFCTEFLKESCKIAGVPKDQVRLSGPLSVVKMKEVEEKEQDVVQKKDKYVFVDQVKQVFYVEDPVDATWSIVLKSTIRDYHDIYNEDDLIDTTMEHQPFCSNIPACDVADDMEHRVRENVEGIWVKN from the exons ATGGACAAGTCGTGGATTTTCAAAGACAAGGATTCTTTAGAATATGAGATAGGTGTTGAAAGTTTCTTAATATTTGCAGAAGAGAACTCAAAGGATCCTAAGAACATCCCTTGTCCTTGTGGACGTTGCAGTAATATTAGAAAATATAACGTAAAAGTAATACGGGGTCATTTATATGAAAAAGGTTTTAGTTTGGGGTATACTGATTGGATTTGGCTTGGAGAAACTAGTTCTAAGAGTGTTAGGTCATCTGCCG CTGCTTATAATTCGGACGATCATGATTTGTATGACTTCAATAGGTTTGTAGCTGATGCAGAACAACCTTTATATAAGGGCAGTGAATGTACGAAGTTAGAGTTAATGTTAAAGCTACATAACTGGAAATCTAGGTTTGGTATTAGCGATAACGTCTTCACTGATCTTCTCACTTCTATTGGTTCTTTTCTTCTTCAAGATCATGTGTTACCGCTTAATGTGTATGCGGTAAAGAAAACTTTATCTGACTTGGGCCTCGAGTACATTGAATTTCATGCATGTCCAAACAATTGTATACTCTACAGGGGTATAAATCTTAATGCATCTGAGTGTCCTAAATGTCGTTTATCTCGCTGGAAGGTTGCGAAAGATGGTAAACTTAGGGTAAATAGTCCAGCCAAGGTTATGTGGTATTTTCCTATCATTTCTAGGTTTAAAAGAATGTTTAAATCTCCTGATACCGTTGAACAGTTGATTTGGAATTCAAAACAACGGTCAAATGATGGTCAGATGCGACATCCGACCGACTCTCCTTCATGGAGGAATATTGATTATCGGTGGCCTTCGTTTGATAGTGATCCAAGAAACCTTCGATTAGCTTTAGGAGCAGATGGTATAAACCCGTTTAATAATGGCCTAAGCAATAGGTATAGCTGCTGGCCGGTAGTATTGTTAGCTTATAATCTTCTTCCATGGTTATGtatgaagaggaagtttataaTGTTATCAATATTAATTCCTGGTCCGCACGAGCCGGGAAATGATATTGACGTATACTTAGATTCGTTGATCGATGATTTGAAGAAGCTTTGGGTAGAAGGTGAACCAAATATCTATGACGCTTATAGTAAATCCTATTTTACTTTAAAAGCGGTTTTGATGTGGACCATAAATGACTTTTCTGGATATGCAAATCTGTCCG GTCATCCTCGTTATTTGGCTGACCATCACCCCTATAGGAGACAAAAGTTGGCTTTTAACGGCGAACAAGAGCTTCGGCGACCACGTCCACCCCTTTCTGGTGAAGAAGTGTTAGCACAACAGGAACGGATTAAATTTTCTTATGGCAAGGAAGTAAAGAAATCCAAAAAGGTTGATTGTCCATGGAAGAAAAAGTCTATTTTTTTCGAATTAGAATATTGGAAGTTTCACCACGTTCGTCACTGTCTCGATGTTATGCACATCGAGAAGAATGTGTGTGATAATCTGATGGGGACACTGTTATATATGCGgcacaagtcaaaagagagaGAGGCATCTCGTCGTGATATGCTTGACATGGGTGTTAGGGCTGATTTAGCTCCacaagtaggagaaaagaaaacCTACTTGCCTCCTTCTGCTTTTACTTTATCAAAGGCTGAAAAAAGAACAATGTTGTCATCATTCTTGAATATGAAACTTCCGTATGGACATGCATCGAACATTAAAAATTGCGTGTCCATGGCTGATTTAAAGATTTATGGGCTGAAGTCCCATGACTGCCACATCCTCCTCCAACAGTTGCTCCCGATTGCAATTCGATCCGTTCTTCTGAAACATGTTAGGGTCACAATAATACGATTGTGTTTCTTTTTCAACTCCTTGTGCAGCAAAGTAGTCGATGTTTCGAAACTAGATAAACTGCAGTCAGATGTGATATTGACCTTGTGTGAGCTTGAAAAAAATTTTCATGCCTcattttttgatgttatgataCATCTCATAGTCCACTTGGTTTGGGAATTGCGTTTGTGTGGACCAGTGTGCTATAGGTGGATGTATGCGTTTGAACAGTTTAATAAAGTGATGAAGAGTTATGTTAGAAACCGTTATCATCCGGAAGGTTGTATCGCCGAAAGTTATCTTCGTGAGGAATCGGTAGAATTCTGCACCGAGTTTCTTAAAGAGAGTTGCAAAATAGCTGGTGTTCCCAAAGACCAAGTCAGGCTTTCTGGTCCCTTATCCGTTGTGAAGATGAAAGAAGTCGAAGAGAAAGAGCAAGATGTG GTCCAAAAGAAGGATAAATATGTTTTCGTTGATCAAGTGAAACAAGTATTTTATGTCGAAGATCCGGTTGATGCTACCTGGTCCATTGTATTAAAATCCACGATTCGAGACTATCACGATATCTACAATGAAGATGACCTAATAGACACGACAATGGAGCATCAGCCATTTTGCTCTAATATCCCGGCATGTGATGTTGCTGATGATATGGAGCATAGGGTTAGAGAAAATGTTGAGGGAATTTGGGTTAAAAACtga